Genomic segment of Candidatus Eremiobacterota bacterium:
CACCGCATTGAGGGCCAGATCTATCCTGTCAGGCGTGACGACGGGATTGGCAGTCACCGTCGAGGGCACTGACTCGTGGGAGAGGAGGGCCGTCGCCCCTGACTGGAGAGCTTTCCTCAAATCCAGGGTGCTCTGGAACCTTTTTTCAGGATCGAGCGAGAGGGCCTTGAGGACCACCGAGTCCCACAGCGGCGGGAGCGCATGGTTTATGCTTGACGGCATCCTGAAGGAGAGGGGCGTCATCGAGGGGTCATCCTTCGTGACAAGATAATAGATGGTGGCTCCCAGGCTGTAGATATCAGACCGCATGTCCGTCTGGCCCCTGCCGTACTGCTCAGGCGGCGCGAAGCCCGGCGTGCCGAGGATCAGGGTGTCCTTCTGCTTGCCCTGGGTGAAGAGGCGCGCTATCCCGAAATCTATGAGCTTCAGGTGCCCTCCCGCCGTGACGATGATGTTGCCCGGCTTGAGATCCCTGAATATGATGGGAGGGTTCTGGCTGTGAAGGTAATGGAGGCAGTCGCAGAGGGCAAAGACCCAGCCCTTCACCTTTTCAAGGTCCAGAAATCCGGGGCTCTTCCCGATGGCCTCGTCAAGGGTATCGCCTTCGATAAGCTCCATCACGAGGTAGTAGCGTCCCTTCTCTTCGAAAAAGTCGGCCACCCTGGGGAGGTTGGCATGGGAGAGCCTGGTGAGAAGGCTCGCCTCGAACCTGAACTGCTCCACTGCCCTCTCCAGGTCTTCACGGTCAGTGAAATAACAGTTCATCTCCTTGAGGGCCCAGGTGGTGCCCTCGAGGCGCCGGTCTTTCACGCGGTACACCGAGGCCATGCCGCCCTGGCCCAGGGTTGAGACCACCTCGTATCTTTCCTGCAGGAGCGCTCCTGCATCAAGGGGCGACGTCATTTAGGCAGGCTCCTTGTTCCGGCTTTTTGCCGCGAGGAGCAGCAGTTTGTCCTTGATCAGGGAGAGAGGCGCCAGGGCGATAAGAAAGGAGAAGAGCGCAAGCATGACGACCACCTTGAGGCAGGCAGAATAATCCTCGGGAAGCATGGTAACCATGCTCCACGAGGGATACTGGTTTGTGCACGGCAGGGAGCGCGTGAGAAAAAAGTCGGCGCAT
This window contains:
- a CDS encoding serine/threonine-protein kinase, which gives rise to MTSPLDAGALLQERYEVVSTLGQGGMASVYRVKDRRLEGTTWALKEMNCYFTDREDLERAVEQFRFEASLLTRLSHANLPRVADFFEEKGRYYLVMELIEGDTLDEAIGKSPGFLDLEKVKGWVFALCDCLHYLHSQNPPIIFRDLKPGNIIVTAGGHLKLIDFGIARLFTQGKQKDTLILGTPGFAPPEQYGRGQTDMRSDIYSLGATIYYLVTKDDPSMTPLSFRMPSSINHALPPLWDSVVLKALSLDPEKRFQSTLDLRKALQSGATALLSHESVPSTVTANPVVTPDRIDLALNAVRDPVTILFKVENRGGGTLAASLSSNRDWVKLLPAHFTSNHQVIEITVDVGGQKKAFSYLGDIFLEWEGDTVQVPLRVRVERKWWEFALPRDAMAYSMVSIGVIPFVGIPGTLVTYFLLSDDERHEQKNSLAASVGLGVVSSLLTWFFL